A window of the Polypterus senegalus isolate Bchr_013 chromosome 4, ASM1683550v1, whole genome shotgun sequence genome harbors these coding sequences:
- the LOC120528137 gene encoding zinc finger protein 501-like, with protein MASANSDDMEEKLAHMKKRECEWGDPGDLCVKVEECEERISVFKEEQPKGETCAIKVEDSEDFPVSLGVQTHETGHIFKRHICEEPPSCLQPQLTNTAQQNSLEVKSESSEFEEKVSEGNRRGAEEQSAGIHSQENGSFSTSSFTQPSLHCRQPHKWDNEKMEKSTSGSQSITALSLQSSSFPDVKLRWTESINTDQQLHKHFIHPGETHYCCSECGKQFPDSGSFQRHTQTHTGEKPYCCSDCGKRFLKNNSLQKHIIIHTGEKPYYCSECGKRFSDSSNFRQHTRIHTGEKPFGCSECGKRFSQVSHLQNHTRIHTGEKPFCCSECGKRFSGSSSFQKHTQTHTGEKPFGCSECGKRFSLLSHLQRHTRIHTGEKPYCCSECGRKFSDSSNFRQHSRIHTGEKPYCCSDCGKRYSSNSSFRKHRRIHTGEKPYCCSECGKQFSDNSALRQHTRIHTGEKPYCCSECGKRYSSNSSFHKHTKVHTEGKPLLPL; from the exons ATGGCTTCGGCCAACAGTGACGACATGGAGGAAAAACTGGCACACATGAAGAAACGGGAGTGTGAGTGGGGTGACCCAGGGGATTTGTGTGTAAAGGTGGAGGAGTgtgaagaaagaatttcagtgtTTAAAGAAGAGCAGCCTAAGGGGGAGACTTGCGCCATTAAAGTTGAGGATTCAGAGGATTTTCCGGTTAGTCTTGGAGTGCAGACGCATGAAACTGGGCATATTTTCAAGCGACATATCTGTGAAGAGCCTCCTTCCTGTTTACAGCCGCAGCTCACTAATACAGCACAGCAGAATTCTCTGGAAGTGAAATCGGAGTCATCGGAGTTTGAAGAGAAAGTCAGTGAAGGAAACAGGAGAGGAGCAGAAGAACAGAGTGCTGGGATAC ATTCACAGGAGAATGGCAGCTTTTCCACATCATCTTTTACCCAGCCCTCTCTTCACTGCAGACAGCCACACAAATGGGACAATGAGAAGATGGAGAAATCAACAAGTGGATCACAGAGCATAACAGCACTCTCTTTGCAGAGCAGTTCATTTCCTGATGTTAAACTAAGATGGACAGAGTCCATCAACACTGATCAACAATTGCATAAACACTTCATTCACCCTGGAGAGACGCACTATTGCTGTTccgaatgtggaaaacaattcccTGACAGTGGAAGTTTTCAGAGGCACACACAaactcatactggagagaagccatattgctgctctgACTGTGGCAAACGATTTCTCAAAAACAACAGTCTTCAAAAACACATAataattcacactggagagaaaccctaTTACTGTTCCGAATGTGGAAAACGATTTTCTGACAGTAGCAATTTTCGACAGCACACacgaattcatactggagagaaaccatttGGTTGTTCcgaatgtggtaaacgattctcaCAAGTAAGCCATCTTCAGAACCACACAAGAATCCACACTGGCGAGAAACccttttgctgttctgaatgtggaaaacggtTCTCTGGCAGTAGCAGCTTTCagaagcacacacaaacacatacggGAGAGAAACCATTTGGTTGTTCcgaatgtggtaaacgattctcaCTACTAAGCCATCTTCAGAGGCACACGAGAATCCACACTGGCGAAAAAccctattgctgttctgaatgcggCAGAAAATTCTCTGACAGTAGCAATTTTCGACAGCACTCACGAATTCATactggggagaagccatattgctgctctgATTGTGGCAAACGATATTCCAGTAACAGCAGTTTTCGTAAACAtagaagaattcacactggagagaaaccttattgctgttcagaatgtggaaaacaattctctGACAATAGCGCTCTTCGACAACACACGCgcattcatactggagagaagccgtattgctgctctg